The Phycisphaerae bacterium genome has a segment encoding these proteins:
- a CDS encoding desulfoferrodoxin, producing the protein MREPGLIEANVSMGVDRLTDRDRPMELEKTHTPVIEAPERVRKGEPFACTIRLGAIPHDDKGSEHYVELVELFADRQYLTRIEFTPRSACRQIELTLCLDRDVRELRAYERCNLHGTWLGARGITVVD; encoded by the coding sequence ATGCGTGAACCGGGTTTGATCGAGGCCAACGTGTCAATGGGCGTGGACAGGCTAACGGATCGGGACCGGCCGATGGAACTGGAGAAGACCCATACGCCGGTCATCGAGGCGCCGGAGCGGGTGCGCAAGGGGGAGCCTTTTGCCTGTACGATTCGTCTGGGTGCGATTCCGCACGACGACAAGGGCTCGGAGCACTACGTGGAGTTGGTCGAACTGTTCGCGGATCGGCAGTACCTGACCCGCATCGAGTTCACGCCCCGCAGCGCCTGCCGGCAGATTGAGTTGACGCTTTGCCTGGATCGCGACGTCCGCGAACTGCGGGCCTACGAGCGGTGCAACCTTCACGGAACCTGGCTCGGCGCCCGAGGCATCACCGTGGTGGATTGA
- a CDS encoding ferredoxin → MKARVDPDTCTGCELCPEICPEVFEMTDEGVAHAKVETVPPEHEDAAREAAESCPVEAIEIEE, encoded by the coding sequence ATGAAAGCCCGCGTGGATCCGGACACGTGTACCGGGTGCGAGTTGTGCCCGGAGATATGTCCTGAGGTATTTGAAATGACCGATGAAGGGGTGGCCCACGCCAAGGTGGAGACGGTGCCGCCGGAGCACGAGGACGCGGCGCGAGAAGCGGCTGAGAGCTGCCCCGTCGAAGCGATAGAGATTGAGGAATAA